A DNA window from Moorella thermoacetica contains the following coding sequences:
- a CDS encoding pyruvate ferredoxin oxidoreductase subunit alpha produces MATRKLLDGNGAAAEAMRMARVQVISAYPITPQSPIAEKLAEYVANGTLKAKYVRVESEHTAMSVAIGAQLTGVRACTATSSVGLALMHEMLGVASGCRVPIVMAVINRSLVSPWSLWCDHQDSMAERDSGWIQLYVENPQEVLDTMFMAYRLAEDPRVLLPVMVCLDGFFLSHTPAALIVPDQETVDSFLPPYRPSNLYLDPDDPMFINDLTPSSDFTEMRYQQKQAFDQVLQVLPEIQDEFARVFGRQYSMVEAYRCEDAEVVLVTLGSMSGTAKYVVNELRKKGQKVGVLKIICFRPFPAKLIREALKHVPVVGVMDRSAGLGAEGGPVWTEISAALGCLRQGPQVISFIGGLGGRDLAPHIMEKAFEELLAIKRGIKTYQGSCWIDVRDDALRLREVSQGV; encoded by the coding sequence ATGGCGACCAGAAAACTGTTAGATGGGAACGGCGCAGCAGCTGAGGCCATGCGCATGGCGAGGGTTCAGGTTATATCTGCATATCCTATCACACCCCAGAGCCCTATTGCGGAAAAATTGGCAGAGTATGTTGCTAATGGAACGTTAAAAGCCAAGTATGTACGGGTGGAATCTGAGCACACAGCTATGTCGGTGGCAATTGGAGCCCAGCTAACAGGGGTTCGAGCTTGCACGGCAACCTCATCTGTTGGCCTGGCTTTAATGCATGAGATGCTCGGAGTGGCTTCGGGTTGTCGGGTACCCATTGTGATGGCGGTGATTAATCGCTCTTTAGTAAGTCCATGGAGCCTTTGGTGCGACCATCAAGATAGCATGGCCGAAAGGGATTCAGGGTGGATTCAATTATATGTAGAAAACCCTCAAGAAGTCCTCGATACCATGTTTATGGCCTACCGGCTGGCGGAAGACCCCAGGGTATTGCTTCCAGTTATGGTATGTTTGGACGGGTTTTTCCTATCTCATACGCCTGCAGCGTTGATAGTACCGGATCAAGAAACAGTTGACTCCTTCCTACCGCCATACCGGCCTTCTAATCTATATCTAGATCCTGATGATCCTATGTTTATAAATGACTTGACCCCATCTTCTGATTTTACGGAGATGCGGTACCAGCAGAAGCAAGCCTTTGATCAAGTTTTACAGGTATTACCGGAGATCCAGGATGAGTTTGCCCGTGTATTTGGTCGGCAATATTCAATGGTAGAGGCTTATCGTTGCGAGGATGCTGAAGTAGTACTGGTAACCCTGGGGTCAATGTCGGGAACGGCAAAGTATGTGGTCAATGAACTCCGGAAAAAGGGGCAAAAAGTCGGCGTGCTTAAAATCATCTGCTTCCGTCCGTTTCCAGCCAAACTTATACGGGAAGCATTAAAGCATGTACCAGTTGTAGGTGTTATGGATCGGAGTGCTGGGCTGGGGGCGGAAGGTGGTCCGGTGTGGACTGAGATTAGCGCAGCCTTAGGTTGCTTGCGTCAAGGGCCTCAAGTAATTAGTTTTATAGGCGGGCTTGGCGGCCGTGACCTGGCTCCTCACATTATGGAAAAAGCTTTTGAAGAATTACTGGCAATTAAGCGGGGGATAAAAACTTATCAAGGCAGCTGCTGGATTGATGTTCGAGATGATGCATTGAGACTGCGGGAGGTGTCACAAGGTGTATGA
- a CDS encoding thiamine pyrophosphate-dependent enzyme produces MRTEAKGLVAHGVSTCHGCGMELAVRNILDVLGPRTIIVIPPGCAALFSGFGSETALKIAGIQGNLENSAAIAAGIRAGLEMQGKDDVTVLALAGDGATVDIGIQSLSGAMERGDRILYVCYDNEAYMNTGIQASGSTPMQAWTTTTPAKKHVYRKDMLQIARAHRIPYVASASIGYIEDLRKKIARARDAGGPAYVHLQTPCPTGWGYDPARTIEVARLAVQTRCWPLYEIIEGRINITVKVNKPRPVEDYLVLQRRFRGIGAEEVERIQRVVDEEYTELLERVEEE; encoded by the coding sequence ATGAGAACCGAGGCAAAAGGCTTGGTAGCTCACGGTGTAAGTACATGCCATGGTTGCGGTATGGAATTGGCAGTTAGAAACATCTTGGATGTACTGGGGCCGCGTACAATTATTGTTATACCTCCGGGGTGCGCTGCTCTTTTTTCCGGGTTCGGTAGTGAAACGGCTCTAAAGATTGCCGGTATTCAAGGTAACCTTGAAAACAGTGCTGCAATTGCTGCAGGAATAAGAGCCGGTCTTGAAATGCAGGGCAAAGACGATGTTACGGTCCTGGCTTTGGCCGGTGATGGTGCTACTGTTGATATAGGCATACAATCTCTTTCGGGAGCCATGGAACGTGGGGATCGTATCCTATATGTCTGTTATGATAACGAGGCTTATATGAATACAGGCATTCAGGCCAGTGGCTCTACCCCCATGCAAGCCTGGACTACCACTACTCCGGCTAAAAAGCATGTATATAGAAAGGATATGCTTCAAATTGCCAGGGCGCACAGGATCCCCTATGTGGCCAGCGCTTCCATAGGCTATATCGAAGATCTTCGCAAAAAGATTGCCCGGGCTAGAGACGCAGGAGGGCCAGCTTATGTACATTTACAGACACCCTGCCCTACCGGATGGGGCTATGACCCTGCAAGAACTATTGAAGTAGCACGCCTGGCGGTACAGACCAGATGCTGGCCGCTGTACGAAATTATTGAAGGTCGTATAAATATTACCGTCAAAGTGAATAAACCCCGACCGGTAGAGGATTATCTTGTTTTACAGCGCCGGTTTAGAGGGATAGGCGCAGAAGAAGTTGAGCGCATACAAAGAGTTGTTGATGAGGAGTACACGGAGCTTTTGGAAAGGGTGGAGGAAGAGTGA
- a CDS encoding acetate--CoA ligase family protein — protein sequence MAIVGASNNPDKASHQFLKTLIEERFTGDIFPVNPRETKVLGLDCYPSLKDVSGYVELVVIAIPAPGVPEVMRQAAERGDVKGAIIVSAGFAETAIPERVKLEKEVVAIARSAGIRVIGPNCNGVINTENRLSTSFAPGLQMIPGNIGFFTQSGATGGSILMLTAAQPKPLGFSKWAHVGNMCDVTNLEILEYYASDPSVKVIAGYMEGVRDGRELMRLAEKITRKKPLLVLKVGRTEVGSRATLSHTGTLAGSDKIYDAAFTQSGIVRVDKLEELVDSAKVLVMAPPPRGNRVCILTEAGGLGIIAMDEVGSDPAVRLASLTPETQKALAEVLPPMAMICKPNGYIDMTAAAMEREHAEALRLVLEDPNVDAVLLIGLPPTFLPAERVAQAIAAVAKKYDKPVLVCFMTGKAMEDGRRYLEERGIPTFDTPDRAARALINLIKAGNRLNTGNSNLSAVEKQGYTPHPLVTQASREGRNLLEPEAIEVLRDYGIKMQPGRITHSREEAVRCAQEIGYPVVLKIVSPQIVHKSDYGGVKLNLQTAEEVGRAYEELIASVQAKAPTAEIKGVLVTPFVSGGTEVIIGVLRDNQFGPVVMFGLGGIFVEVFKDVSFRVAPFSREEALSMIAETKAYTLLKGIRGGQPKDITALADLLVKIGELAISNPQVKEMDLNPVAVLEEGFAVLDVRMIIKG from the coding sequence GTGGCCATAGTTGGCGCCTCTAATAATCCTGATAAAGCATCTCACCAGTTTTTGAAAACACTAATAGAAGAGCGATTTACAGGAGACATTTTTCCGGTTAATCCTCGTGAGACAAAGGTTTTAGGGCTTGATTGTTATCCTTCACTCAAAGACGTATCTGGATATGTCGAACTGGTAGTTATTGCTATACCTGCGCCGGGTGTACCGGAAGTAATGCGTCAGGCAGCGGAGCGGGGAGATGTTAAAGGGGCGATTATCGTATCTGCAGGATTTGCCGAGACAGCGATCCCGGAACGAGTAAAGCTTGAAAAAGAGGTAGTGGCTATTGCCAGGAGTGCTGGAATCCGCGTCATAGGTCCAAATTGCAATGGCGTTATCAACACCGAAAACAGGTTAAGCACAAGCTTTGCCCCGGGCCTGCAGATGATTCCTGGTAATATTGGCTTCTTTACGCAGAGTGGTGCCACTGGCGGTTCTATCCTGATGTTGACGGCAGCTCAGCCCAAACCCCTGGGTTTCAGCAAGTGGGCCCATGTGGGGAATATGTGTGATGTCACTAACCTGGAGATTCTAGAGTATTACGCAAGCGATCCTTCAGTAAAGGTAATTGCCGGTTATATGGAAGGAGTACGGGACGGACGGGAATTGATGCGCCTGGCCGAGAAGATCACTAGGAAAAAACCATTACTTGTATTAAAGGTCGGGCGGACTGAAGTTGGCTCAAGGGCTACTTTGTCTCATACAGGTACCCTGGCGGGATCGGATAAGATCTATGATGCGGCTTTTACCCAGAGCGGCATAGTAAGGGTCGATAAGTTAGAAGAATTGGTAGATAGCGCAAAGGTGCTGGTAATGGCACCTCCACCGCGTGGCAACAGGGTATGTATTCTGACTGAAGCAGGCGGCCTGGGCATTATAGCCATGGATGAAGTAGGAAGCGATCCGGCGGTTCGCTTGGCGTCTCTAACTCCGGAGACGCAAAAAGCCTTGGCCGAGGTGCTGCCTCCCATGGCTATGATCTGCAAGCCCAACGGTTATATTGATATGACGGCCGCAGCCATGGAACGAGAACATGCTGAAGCCTTACGACTGGTACTAGAAGATCCTAACGTTGACGCAGTGCTTTTGATAGGCCTGCCACCTACTTTTCTCCCAGCGGAACGCGTAGCTCAGGCCATTGCCGCGGTAGCTAAGAAATATGATAAACCGGTCCTTGTATGCTTTATGACTGGTAAAGCTATGGAAGATGGCCGTAGATACCTGGAGGAGAGGGGTATACCGACTTTCGATACACCCGACCGCGCTGCCAGGGCACTTATCAACCTTATTAAAGCTGGTAACAGGTTAAATACCGGCAATAGCAACCTATCGGCGGTGGAGAAGCAGGGGTATACACCCCACCCCCTGGTTACCCAGGCCAGCCGTGAAGGACGAAACCTGCTGGAGCCGGAGGCAATAGAAGTATTGCGTGATTACGGCATCAAGATGCAGCCGGGACGTATCACCCACAGCAGGGAAGAGGCAGTAAGGTGTGCTCAAGAAATAGGTTATCCGGTAGTCCTTAAAATAGTGTCGCCGCAAATTGTTCATAAGAGCGATTATGGCGGTGTTAAGTTAAATCTGCAAACAGCTGAAGAGGTTGGCAGGGCTTATGAAGAGTTAATCGCTAGCGTGCAAGCCAAAGCTCCCACGGCTGAAATCAAAGGGGTCCTGGTAACGCCCTTCGTCAGTGGTGGTACGGAGGTTATCATCGGTGTACTTCGTGACAACCAGTTCGGCCCGGTAGTGATGTTTGGACTGGGAGGCATCTTCGTAGAGGTCTTCAAGGATGTAAGCTTCCGGGTAGCTCCTTTCAGCCGGGAAGAGGCTCTGAGTATGATTGCTGAGACCAAGGCTTATACACTGCTTAAAGGAATAAGAGGTGGACAACCGAAAGACATAACGGCCCTAGCCGATCTCCTGGTGAAAATAGGAGAGCTGGCCATATCTAACCCGCAAGTAAAGGAAATGGATCTGAATCCGGTAGCGGTATTAGAAGAAGGTTTTGCTGTACTTGACGTTCGAATGATCATAAAAGGCTAG
- a CDS encoding non-oxidative hydroxyarylic acid decarboxylases subunit C, which produces MPYADLRQFLERLEAEGQLVRVKEPVQAEPDLSSIGRAAANLEQAPAVLVENIKGYYQKVALNVHGSWANHALMFELPKDMPVKEQFMEISRRWDNFPVPVRRVSSSPVKEIKHHEQINLFELMPLFRVNKFDGGFYLSKAAVVSRDPEDQDNFHKQNVGIYRIQVKGKDLLGIQVLPFHDIAIHLRKAEERNQPLPVAIAVGNDPVLTFVASTPMAYEESEYEMAGALRGEPFEVIKAETSNLDVPAGAELILEGEILPRRRSPEGPFGEFPGSYSGVRMQAEVKIHTVTHRVDPIFENLYLGVPWTEIDYLQALNTSIPLYKQIKASMPEVVAVNAMYTHGIGVIISTNCRFGGYGKAVAIRLLSTPHGMPYSKIIIVVDDFVDPFNLEQVMWALTTKVRPDKDVILIHNAPGMPLDPSSDPPGMHTKLIIDATTPVPPDVVSREVELVDTPAKTALWEKILKELHRNKKGGSM; this is translated from the coding sequence ATGCCGTATGCTGATCTGCGTCAATTTCTAGAGCGCTTGGAAGCTGAAGGACAACTCGTCAGGGTAAAAGAACCGGTTCAGGCTGAACCAGACTTAAGCTCTATTGGAAGGGCAGCAGCTAATTTAGAACAGGCACCAGCAGTACTAGTGGAAAACATTAAAGGTTATTACCAGAAAGTTGCTTTGAACGTGCATGGTTCCTGGGCCAACCATGCCCTCATGTTCGAGCTACCCAAAGATATGCCGGTAAAAGAACAGTTTATGGAAATTAGCCGCCGATGGGATAATTTTCCTGTTCCTGTAAGACGGGTGTCCAGCTCCCCGGTTAAGGAGATAAAGCATCACGAACAGATAAACCTGTTTGAACTTATGCCTCTATTCAGGGTAAACAAGTTCGATGGGGGCTTCTACCTCTCCAAAGCGGCAGTGGTTAGCCGCGATCCCGAGGATCAAGATAACTTTCACAAGCAGAATGTTGGCATTTACCGTATCCAGGTAAAAGGTAAAGATCTTCTCGGAATTCAAGTACTCCCCTTCCACGATATTGCTATCCACTTACGCAAGGCAGAGGAGCGCAATCAGCCATTGCCAGTTGCTATTGCTGTAGGCAATGATCCGGTACTGACTTTCGTTGCCAGCACGCCAATGGCCTATGAAGAGTCAGAATACGAAATGGCCGGGGCCTTGCGCGGTGAACCATTTGAAGTTATTAAGGCAGAAACGTCTAACCTTGATGTCCCGGCAGGAGCAGAACTTATCCTGGAAGGCGAAATTCTTCCCCGCCGTCGTAGTCCGGAAGGACCGTTTGGCGAATTTCCTGGAAGCTACTCGGGCGTTAGAATGCAAGCGGAAGTAAAGATTCATACGGTTACCCACCGGGTGGACCCGATTTTCGAGAACCTGTATCTTGGTGTACCTTGGACGGAAATAGATTATCTTCAGGCACTGAACACCAGCATTCCTCTATATAAACAAATTAAAGCCTCAATGCCTGAGGTAGTAGCAGTAAATGCTATGTATACGCACGGTATAGGGGTGATTATTTCTACCAACTGCCGTTTTGGCGGGTACGGTAAAGCAGTAGCAATACGGCTACTGTCCACCCCCCACGGCATGCCCTATTCCAAAATTATCATTGTGGTAGATGACTTTGTCGATCCCTTTAATTTAGAGCAGGTCATGTGGGCATTGACAACCAAGGTGCGCCCTGATAAAGACGTAATACTGATTCATAATGCTCCTGGTATGCCGCTGGATCCTTCATCCGATCCACCAGGAATGCATACAAAATTGATTATTGATGCTACTACTCCGGTACCGCCAGACGTTGTGAGCAGGGAGGTGGAGTTAGTAGATACCCCTGCTAAGACGGCTTTGTGGGAAAAGATACTTAAAGAACTCCATCGAAATAAAAAAGGAGGGAGCATGTAA
- a CDS encoding non-oxidative hydroxyarylic acid decarboxylases subunit D has product MICPRCDQDTAEKLVDSPRGQEWSVYLCHTCYFSWRSTEDESITDPRFYSTKFKLSPDSFEKMLCIPPVPPLKST; this is encoded by the coding sequence ATGATCTGTCCCCGCTGCGATCAGGATACCGCGGAAAAGCTGGTGGATTCTCCCAGGGGTCAGGAATGGTCCGTTTACCTTTGCCACACCTGTTATTTCTCCTGGCGTTCCACGGAAGATGAGAGTATTACCGATCCCCGTTTTTATTCAACTAAGTTCAAATTGTCTCCGGATAGTTTTGAGAAAATGCTTTGTATACCACCCGTTCCGCCCCTTAAATCTACTTGA
- a CDS encoding SLC13 family permease — translation MDAKNTAAGSYGKVLAGLLAIIVYIILTNLPTPANLPPQGQKALAFMVAVVIVWVFEVIPIGISAALFLMIMDILKVFPMKDAMANFATTTLFFILSAFIIAITFINTGLGNRVSLMVSAIFGQKTDRVLLSFMLPTAIISSVLADIPTAVIFSSIAYPLLQKNGCLPGKSNFGKALMLGIPIAAAIGGIATPAGSGLNIMSISLLKNTAGVEINFLQWALIGFPMAILLTLAAWYIVLKFYPPEFDHVRGLEDIAKARQDLGPLTVNEKKFIAIFSVTLVLWFTQPWNHIDPSVVAIITASSFFLPGVKLATWDDVKGKLSWDVLLLLGTANSLAMAIWQLKGAAWLANTVLGGLAGVGLLIVLFAVTAFGIFSHLIIPVGGAVVAVAIPVLAVLAKNTGINPALLVIPIAYTASCVFLLPLDPIPLTTYHYKYWKFWDMMKPGFLISLVWLVLMVIFMYIGQGVGIIR, via the coding sequence ATGGACGCGAAAAATACAGCTGCTGGCTCGTACGGCAAAGTGTTAGCAGGTCTGTTAGCTATTATTGTCTACATTATACTGACAAATTTACCCACTCCTGCGAATTTGCCGCCCCAAGGCCAAAAAGCCCTGGCCTTTATGGTCGCTGTCGTGATCGTCTGGGTTTTTGAAGTCATTCCTATCGGTATTTCCGCAGCTCTGTTCTTAATGATTATGGATATACTAAAGGTCTTCCCTATGAAGGATGCCATGGCGAATTTTGCTACTACCACTCTTTTCTTTATCTTATCAGCGTTTATTATAGCCATAACTTTCATCAATACTGGGCTTGGGAACCGCGTTTCGTTAATGGTGAGCGCTATCTTTGGGCAGAAAACTGATAGAGTCCTGCTGAGCTTTATGTTACCTACAGCTATTATTTCTAGCGTACTAGCGGACATTCCCACAGCTGTGATTTTTTCGAGTATAGCATATCCTCTTCTACAGAAAAATGGCTGCCTTCCGGGGAAGTCAAATTTTGGCAAGGCCTTGATGTTGGGGATTCCTATTGCCGCAGCTATTGGCGGTATTGCTACCCCTGCGGGTAGTGGTCTCAATATCATGTCTATTTCACTCCTCAAGAACACGGCCGGCGTCGAGATTAATTTTTTACAATGGGCGCTTATCGGATTTCCTATGGCAATCTTACTCACCCTGGCAGCCTGGTATATTGTGCTAAAATTTTATCCGCCCGAATTTGACCACGTACGGGGATTGGAAGATATCGCGAAAGCCAGACAGGATCTTGGCCCTCTCACGGTCAACGAGAAAAAATTCATAGCCATCTTCTCCGTCACGTTGGTCTTGTGGTTTACTCAGCCATGGAATCATATCGATCCCTCGGTAGTTGCTATTATCACGGCTTCCTCATTTTTCCTGCCGGGAGTCAAATTAGCAACCTGGGATGATGTCAAAGGAAAATTGAGCTGGGATGTTTTACTCCTACTAGGGACTGCCAACAGTCTGGCCATGGCGATTTGGCAGCTCAAGGGAGCTGCTTGGCTGGCCAACACGGTCCTGGGTGGATTGGCTGGTGTCGGCCTCCTGATAGTATTGTTCGCCGTTACAGCTTTCGGCATCTTCTCCCACTTAATTATACCTGTAGGTGGTGCCGTAGTGGCTGTAGCCATTCCGGTACTCGCAGTACTGGCTAAAAATACCGGGATCAATCCTGCCCTGCTAGTTATTCCAATTGCGTATACTGCGTCTTGTGTATTTTTATTACCTCTGGATCCCATTCCGCTAACCACATATCATTACAAATATTGGAAATTTTGGGACATGATGAAACCAGGTTTCCTTATTTCCCTCGTCTGGTTGGTTTTAATGGTTATATTTATGTATATAGGACAGGGCGTTGGAATAATACGATAA
- a CDS encoding methyl-accepting chemotaxis protein, which produces MAPKSLAQRSPGNWGGFMPLFPYLLVISLCIIVVTVTLGSGTLVMVLVGILLSSTGAFLLWQRWIHPLLLLQRFLSLLEKGDPVAAEKFLKAQKWSRGFHEIAGRVLEAFFRMIGNMQRSSDELNYLVGVIQREAEANRVSLAEIARTMQDMAGGADEEAGATQRVAENVEALTALAKDIAHLSSEGVNLVGEAKRREEKGREVLKVLLANMERAAVSIEEAAEKVMRLEVKIEKVNEFVRYVTEITDQTNLLALNAAIEAARAGDSGRGFAVVAGEVRKLAERSAQAAQNIVRIAETIQEVAKEAAKQVEENVRLVKDNLEQGEETMREMEEVTEAFTRVAGAMEEIYSNARKQAERAQNINQDASHMAAVAQETAAGVEEVTASVAHQEMAMETMEESVVKLSDMAGRFDELANQYTKEGWDEATKNSLIQNGMQILKSLAENSEIKSMQIEKLRKPFDEAVAGLDFIKYPMVVGLDGNIIYSPLKFNQSINWSFRPWFQAAIKGESYIGKPYITQATNRLAVPISCPIKNEKGEVLGVLAANIAED; this is translated from the coding sequence ATGGCCCCAAAGTCTCTGGCTCAAAGGTCGCCAGGCAACTGGGGAGGGTTTATGCCATTATTCCCTTACTTACTTGTTATATCCCTTTGTATTATTGTGGTCACTGTAACGCTTGGTTCGGGAACTCTAGTAATGGTGCTTGTTGGAATTCTTTTAAGTAGTACAGGAGCTTTCTTGCTATGGCAGAGATGGATCCACCCGCTTTTGCTTCTTCAGCGGTTCCTCTCCCTTTTGGAAAAAGGTGATCCGGTAGCTGCAGAAAAATTTTTAAAGGCCCAGAAATGGAGCAGGGGCTTTCATGAGATAGCCGGTCGGGTCCTAGAAGCTTTTTTTCGCATGATCGGGAACATGCAGAGGAGTTCGGATGAGCTAAATTATCTCGTCGGGGTGATACAGCGCGAAGCAGAGGCCAATCGTGTAAGTCTTGCTGAGATAGCTCGGACTATGCAAGATATGGCCGGTGGTGCGGATGAGGAAGCCGGGGCTACCCAAAGAGTAGCGGAAAATGTAGAAGCATTGACGGCTTTAGCTAAGGACATAGCCCATCTTTCCTCAGAAGGAGTCAATCTGGTAGGTGAGGCTAAACGACGTGAGGAGAAGGGCAGAGAGGTTCTAAAGGTTCTGCTGGCCAATATGGAACGGGCGGCGGTGTCGATAGAAGAGGCAGCGGAGAAGGTTATGAGGCTGGAGGTGAAAATAGAGAAAGTCAACGAGTTTGTAAGATATGTAACGGAGATAACGGACCAGACGAATCTACTGGCGTTGAACGCGGCGATCGAGGCGGCGCGGGCAGGTGATTCTGGCCGCGGTTTTGCAGTGGTAGCTGGAGAAGTAAGGAAACTAGCCGAACGTTCCGCGCAGGCTGCGCAGAATATAGTACGTATAGCGGAGACGATCCAGGAGGTGGCAAAGGAGGCGGCAAAACAGGTAGAGGAGAATGTAAGGCTAGTAAAAGATAACTTGGAGCAGGGCGAAGAGACAATGCGGGAAATGGAGGAAGTTACAGAGGCCTTTACTCGTGTTGCTGGTGCCATGGAAGAGATATACAGCAACGCCCGTAAACAGGCAGAGCGGGCGCAGAATATAAACCAGGATGCATCCCATATGGCGGCCGTAGCCCAGGAGACGGCAGCGGGAGTAGAAGAGGTAACAGCTTCAGTGGCGCATCAGGAGATGGCCATGGAAACAATGGAGGAAAGCGTTGTCAAGCTATCGGACATGGCTGGACGCTTTGATGAACTTGCAAACCAGTACACGAAAGAAGGATGGGACGAGGCTACGAAAAACAGCCTGATCCAGAACGGGATGCAGATTTTAAAGAGTTTGGCAGAAAATAGCGAGATAAAAAGTATGCAAATAGAAAAATTAAGAAAGCCTTTCGATGAAGCAGTTGCAGGTCTAGATTTCATCAAATACCCCATGGTAGTAGGCCTTGACGGTAACATTATCTACTCTCCTTTGAAATTTAATCAATCTATCAACTGGTCATTTAGACCGTGGTTTCAGGCCGCGATAAAGGGGGAGTCTTACATAGGGAAACCTTATATAACTCAGGCGACTAACAGGTTGGCTGTACCCATTTCATGCCCCATTAAAAATGAAAAAGGGGAAGTTTTAGGGGTGTTAGCAGCAAATATTGCCGAAGATTAG
- a CDS encoding methyltetrahydrofolate cobalamin methyltransferase, translating into MLIIGEKLNSAIPSVRQIINDKNAAAVQDLARRQAEAGADYLDLNTAHCDEVADMEWLVRTVQEVTDVPLCIDSTAGEAIKKGLETVKGDKSKVIINSISMEKKRLEEVLPLVLEYQCPVIGLTVDDNGIPKTAEERIKITEGLIETLSRKNYDLSNLYIDPLVLPLAVNHTNAVMFFQCLRDIKRLFKVKTVSGLSNISFNMPKRKLINRYFLTICMASGMDAAILDPLDGKIMTAVTTTDLLLGNDRFGKC; encoded by the coding sequence ATGTTAATCATCGGTGAAAAACTAAATAGCGCGATCCCCAGTGTCCGTCAAATCATTAATGACAAAAACGCCGCGGCCGTGCAGGACCTGGCCCGGAGGCAGGCGGAAGCGGGAGCGGACTACCTGGATCTAAATACCGCCCACTGTGACGAAGTGGCCGATATGGAGTGGCTTGTGCGTACAGTGCAAGAAGTAACCGATGTACCTTTATGCATTGATAGCACAGCAGGGGAGGCAATAAAAAAGGGTCTGGAGACCGTCAAGGGCGATAAGAGCAAGGTGATAATCAACTCCATATCCATGGAAAAAAAGCGTCTGGAAGAAGTATTGCCACTTGTACTCGAATACCAGTGCCCGGTAATCGGCCTGACGGTGGACGACAATGGTATCCCGAAAACGGCTGAAGAAAGGATCAAGATAACTGAGGGACTGATAGAGACCCTGAGCAGGAAGAATTATGATTTGAGCAACCTGTATATCGATCCGCTGGTTCTCCCCCTGGCCGTAAACCACACCAATGCGGTGATGTTTTTCCAGTGCCTGAGGGATATCAAGAGGTTATTTAAAGTGAAGACAGTATCCGGTTTAAGCAACATCTCGTTTAACATGCCGAAGAGGAAGCTCATCAACCGTTACTTCCTGACAATATGTATGGCGAGCGGCATGGACGCGGCCATTCTCGATCCGTTGGATGGAAAAATCATGACCGCAGTCACCACCACCGATTTATTGCTGGGTAACGACCGTTTCGGAAAGTGTTGA
- the istB gene encoding IS21-like element helper ATPase IstB produces MSNKLTAYLESQMQALKLKGMLAHYQEITEKASQNNLSYTEYLSLLFEEELKRKNEGTVKTKINKARFPFIKTLEEFDFSFQPSIREKEIISLSSLDFVEKKENIIFLGPPGVGKTHLSVALGIKACMAKYRVVFITAQKLLEELLLSAKDGSLLDKLLGYSRLNLLIIDELGYMPVTKEQANLLFRLVSMRYEKGSIILTSNYNFNEWGEIFSDQVVAAAIIDRLVHHARIFYINGTSYRLKGKLKAANDR; encoded by the coding sequence ATGAGCAACAAATTAACCGCTTACCTGGAAAGCCAGATGCAGGCCTTAAAACTAAAGGGGATGCTTGCCCATTACCAGGAGATAACAGAAAAAGCCTCGCAAAACAACCTTTCTTATACCGAATACCTCTCCCTTCTCTTCGAAGAGGAGTTAAAAAGGAAAAACGAAGGCACGGTCAAGACGAAAATCAATAAAGCGCGTTTCCCCTTTATCAAAACCCTGGAGGAATTTGACTTTAGCTTTCAACCCTCAATCCGGGAAAAAGAAATTATCTCTTTAAGCTCCCTGGATTTCGTGGAGAAAAAGGAGAATATCATCTTCCTGGGGCCGCCCGGGGTCGGCAAGACCCATCTATCAGTAGCCTTAGGTATCAAGGCCTGCATGGCCAAATACCGGGTAGTGTTTATTACGGCTCAGAAACTACTGGAAGAACTACTTTTGAGCGCCAAAGACGGCAGTCTCCTTGACAAGCTATTGGGTTACTCCCGGCTAAACCTTCTAATCATCGACGAACTCGGCTACATGCCTGTAACTAAAGAACAGGCCAATCTTCTCTTCCGCTTGGTCTCCATGCGTTACGAGAAGGGGAGTATTATCCTGACCAGCAACTACAACTTCAACGAATGGGGGGAGATATTTTCCGACCAGGTGGTAGCCGCGGCCATAATTGACCGGCTTGTGCATCATGCCCGCATTTTCTATATTAACGGCACTAGCTACCGGCTCAAGGGTAAACTGAAAGCAGCCAACGACCGTTAA